The genomic region TTAACATAACTTTTTTCACTAGTCACTCCTTCCCTACTAACTTACTAACTTACCAACCTCATGCAATGAACAAGCAATTAGATTGAATGCGATTACTATGCTTAATATTCTTCCACCAGGGCGTTCTCTTTCAGGAACGGCGACAGGCCGTGCACCTGGCATTCGATCAGCCCCTGGGGATTTAAAAAATAATTATACCAGTATCTCCCGCATTTATTTCCTTCCACCTTCCATTCCAGCTTGAATTGCTTTCCTTCAGGTGTCTTGAAATCCAGTTTCAGATTCCTGGTCCGTTTCTTCAGGTAGCCCATTTTTTCCAGCGTCTTCATGTCAAAATTCTTCTGATCGAGCTGCATCTTTTCCCTGTTGTTGAATGCTTCCAGCGCAGCCTGTATCACCACACTTCTCAGATAACAATCCAGATTTTCAAGGGCCTGCTGTTCAAATTCCTTGTCCGGATATGAATATTTCTGCACTATTTTCATGGTATCCATTGCGAATTCGATGGTCCGGCCTGTCTCGCCTTTTTTCAAAGCGATCAGCATCAGGTAATAGTTGGACTTCAGATCCTCAGGATACTGTCTGAGGATTTCCAGGAAAGCGGATTCAATCTCAGGCAGCGCTTGAATTTCACCGGAAGCGTTCAGAAGCTTCTCGCCTTTGCCGAAGAATTTCTTCACCAGTTTGCGGGACTTTTCGGCTGCGCTTTCTTCCTCAGGAGGTTTCTGTGACACTTCCTCTGTTTTGGGAGCGAAATTCTCGGTCTTGATTTCTGTTATATCAATGCTTGCCTTGTATTTTTTTAGTTTTTCCAGGCGGACTTCCTCTTCTCTGGATTTCTTTTCCGCTTCCAGATCCCGCAGGGCAGTAATCTCTTCGCTGGACTGCATGGTTTTCCGCTTAGTTTCTGCTTCGGCTTCTTCCAGCCTCCTCTTCTCAAATTCAATCAATTTCTGCCGTTCGAGCTCCTGCTTCGCTTCTTCCTCAGCCTTTTTCTTGTCCTCTATCCCTTTGAGATAAGCGATCAGGTCCTGATTTTTGTCATCCAGCGCCAGAGAAATCTCAAAACAGTCCAACCCTTTCTGCTGTTCACTGGTTTTCTCGTAATAGTACTTGCCGAGCAGGAACCAGTAATACGACGATTCGCTGTCCTTCTTTTTTTCAGCCACCACTTTGTTCCAGAGTGTCTTCAGATCACGTTTCTCTTCTGCGGCCATCTGTGAGAGATTCACTTTGAAATGGCTGCGATAATACATGATCCTGACCGCCTCATCATCAGGATCGATCTTGAAGGCCTCCAGAAAGCAATAAAAAGAACGAACAAAATCGGCTTTGAAGAATCTCTCCAGACCGCTGGTATACCAGTTCTGGGTATCCTTGTTCTTGGATTTAAGTTCAGGCAGAGAAATCGATTCCCATTTGGACTTGAGGTCAGGTTTCTTTTCCCGGACCTGCTGCAGGACCAGAAATGCCCCTTCGTGATAGGGATTGATTTCAAGGGTTTTTTCGGCAAATTCGAAAGCCTTGTCCATTTTACCCAGGTTGTAATAAAAATTTGCCCAGGAATACCAGCGTTCGGACAGCAGCCTGCTGTCTTCATCGGCAAAGAGGCAGCTCGTAAAAATCAGAACCAGCAGCAGTAAGCGCATATATTCAAAGCAGTTGTGCGGCAATCGATGCCAGCTTGGAACGTTCCCCTTTCATCAGTACAATATGCCCGGCAATGGCGTGAGACTTGAAGCGCTCCGCCACAAATGACAGCCCGTTGCTGGATTCATCCAGATACTGATTATCAATCTGAAATGGATCGCCTGTCAGAACAATCTTGGAATTTTCTCCGGCACGGGTGATGATGGTCTTGATCTCGTGCGGAGTAAGGTTCTGAGCCTCGTCAATAATGATGAAACTGTTCGGCAGTGAGCGTCCGCGGATATATGTGAGGGCTTCAATCTGAATCAGCCCGTTTTCGTATAAATAATTATATTCTTTACGCACATCAGCCCCAAACAGAAGATCAAGATTATCCGTGATCGGCTGCATCCAGGAAGTGAGCTTTTCGTCCTTACTGCCAGGCAGATAGCCGATGTCCTTACCCATGGGCACGATCGGACGTGCCACCAGCATCCGCTTGTAGACTTTTTCGTCCAGGATTTTCTGTAATCCGGCGGCCAGGGCGAGCAGGGTTTTTCCGGTGCCGGCTGAACCGAGCAGAGTGACGAGTTTTACATCATCAGCGAGCAGGAGTTCGATCGCGAAGCGCTGCTCCAGGTTTCTGGGTTCGATTCCCCACGGCTTGGCGCTGATATGGAAGAGCGGAATCAGGCGGTCTCTCTCCACGCAGTATTTGGTGAGAACTGAATGGGAAGCGTTCTTGGTCCTGAGCAGAACGCACTGGTTGGCGAAAAACAGATGATCTTCCAGTTTCAGTTCGTAACTCTGATAGAACTGATCGATGATCTTTTTCTGCACTTCGATGATCTCAAAACCCTTGAAAATTTCCGCCACATTTGCCTTGTCTGTCTCATAGTCTTCTGCGCGCAACCCAAGGGCATCGGCTTTGATCCGGACATTGGTGTCCTTTGAAACGATCACTACTGGAATGGAACTGTCCTGACCCGAGTATTCCTGGGCCACTGCAATGATCTGATTGTCAGGTTTGTGAGGGTCCATTGTTTCAGGGATGTTCTGGACCGCATGGAAACTCCATTCGATCTTGAGAAATCCACCTTCCTTCATGATGATTCCGTCATGGAGGCTGCCAAGCTTACGCATGGCTTCGAGATTCTTGATGGTCCGGCGGGCGTTCTGCCCGACTGTGCCTGGCCTGCTCTTGAGGTGATCCAGCTCCTCGATTACGATCATCGGGATGATCACCTCATTGTCCTCAAAACACAGAAAAGCTTCCGGATCGTGGATCAGCACGTTGGTATCCAGTATGAAACGCTTCTTCATCTAAAAGCCTCCTTTGCGGCAGAGGAAGAATACCCTTTCAGATCGCTCGTCAGGGATTTTGAATTTATAGGCATCGTAGATCCCGAGAATTTCAAAGTTCATTTCCGTTAATACTGTTTTGAGCTCATCGATAGTATATATTCTTTTGGCATGGTTCTCAACGTGTTTGAAAAAAGTTTTACCTTCACTGCGTTGGAAAAATGTGCTCTTGATATTGTAAATTTTATTTAACTGCAGGCACTGGCTTTCCCAGATATATGCCCAGTCTCCATTGTCTTTTCCGAGAGAACCGCCTGGAAAAAGGTTCTGAAGCTTACGCATGGTGATTGTATCGAAGATCAGAAGTTTCCTGTCTGAGAGGCTTCGATAGGTGTTCACCAGAGTCTGTCGAAGGCTGTGCTCGTCAATCAGGTAATTCAAAGTGTCGAACAGACAAAGGATCAGATCAAAGCGCCGGTTCAGGCAGAAACTCTGCATTCTGGAAACCAGGAAACGGCATCTGGAATCGCACTGTAGAGCCTTGTTCCTGGCTCTGTTCACCATTTCAAAACTCTCGTCCAGTCCCACCATCAATTTAAAATCAAGCTGTCTTTCCAATTCCAGCAAGACGTTCCCGGTACCACAGCCAAGTTCCAGTACACTTTCCACTTTGGTTTCGGAAAGTTCGATCAGCTGCTGCAGATATCCGATCCATTCCTCATATTCGACATCAGCCATAATCAGGTCATAATACTCAGAAAAATACCTATACATTGCTGCTCCAATCTTCCGATACCTTCTAAGATATATGGTTTGGGGGTGTTTTCGCAATCCATGACAATGCTTTGGTTTCTTCTGATCTATCCGGCCGCCTTGTTTCTTACTGTTTTCCTGATCGCCAGGCGGCAGAAGCAGTCATTCAGGGAACTGAACTCGCTTCCCATCGGCGAGCAGACCCCTGGAAAATCTTTATCTCTCAAAGAAGAACAGGCGAATCTGATGATCCTCGATTTTTATTCACGCCTGCCTGACAACTGGAATCGTAAATACCTGCGGAAAAAAATCTGTACTGCCAGTCTCAGTACTTTCAGAGAGCTGAAAACGAACCTCAAATATCAGTACCTGCAGCAGATCGAGCCTGAAAAGATTCATGAAAACACAGACATCATCGAGCACTGCCTTAAATCACGGGACTTTTCCCTGCAGTATCTGGCGCTGAAACTTCTGCAGAAAGAATGCCTGCCTCTCGACCTCAGCCATGTGGAATGCTTTCTCTGCTGCAACCAGCCTGTGCTTCAACGGGAAGCGCTTAAGGCTCTGTCAAAAAACTTGTAGAATTCATAAATTCCGGGTATAATGATAGCAGTAATGAGTATGGAGTGGAGGTAGATATGAAGTTGTTCCTTCTTTTTTTATTTCTAAGCTTCATTTTACCCACCTGGGGTCACAATTTTCCGGGCAAAGCTGACCAGAAGATTCTCGGCTCAAACGAGCAGGCCAAGAATTTCACACTTCCCTATTATGACACTCAAAGTAAAAAATTCAATCTCAAGGAAAATTATCCTGCCAGCAACCTTGTTTTCGTGTTTTTCGCCAGCTGGTGCAGCCACTGCCAGAAAGATATTCCTGGAATAGACTCCATCAAGGATAAATATCCTGGTACAAAATTCATAGCTGTCAATGCCATGGAAACGGCAGATGAAATCAAGGCGTTCTTCAAAAAATTCAATCTCTCTCTCCCCTGCCTGATGGACGAAAAGGGTGATGTAATCAAGCTTTACGGCATCACCGGAATTCCGGCTTTCCTGGTGCTGAATAAGAGCGGAGAGCAGCTGATGCTGGGCAATTTCTCCATCGTTGAGCTCGAATCACTTCTTAAGAATTTGCGATTTCAAAAGCCCGGAAAAGGCGACACCTCGCGTCCGGAAGAGGAAGGCTGCCACGACGGGATCTGCCCGATACCCAAGTTCTAAGCTGTTGAAAAACAGTCGGCTGCTTCGTTGCTCCTCTCCATTTTCGCTTCATGTACATTAAGGTACACTCCGCTCAAATGGCTCGTCACGCCTTGCATCCATCTGTTTTTGAACAGCTTAGCTGTTTTAATCCCGTTTTCTTGAATCCTGTGGCAGCACGATGCAGAAATCAGTGTGCAGGTTAAAGAAATAGCTGCCCTTTTCCGGTGAAGACCGGATGAAGTGCTCGTTCTTGTTGTCCCTCAGCAATAGCCGCAACTGGTAAATCGCGTTCCTGACTGAGTTCCCGTCACTCTCCTGCTCGTATTTATTCCCAAATACCAGTTCGAAAATTTCAGGAGTCCGAAGAACTGCACCAGGTTCACGGACCAGTTCAAGCAGCAGGCTGCAAAGCTTCTGGCGCTGGAATATCTTCACAATCCTTCCCTTCAGCAGCATTTCATGATTGATGAAATCAATGAAAATCTCAAATCCGTTTTTTCTTCTGCAGCTCACCTCAAGCTCTTTGAAGGAGACAATGTTTCTGCCCTTGGAAGTAAGAAAGATACAGTTTTCGTGCGCTTTGTTGAAGGCATCCTCGGCAAGTTCCAGACCATAATTTATCCAGCGCTGATATCCTGGCGAAAACTGCTCCATGGTAGTCCGGAAGTGCTGCAGGTAAAATTTTTCGGTTTCCGTTTCCAGAAGCATTCCTTTAGCCCTGGCCATGAAATAATAAAAGTAAACCAGCAACTCCCGGTTGTCGCTCTGTTCCGAGAATTTCCCCGCAAGTTCGAGATGCGGCAGAGCGCGGGCAGGCTCGTTATTGATCAGCAGAAACTGAGCGTAAAGCTGGTGTGCCCAAATCTTGTTGGTGGGAAAATCAATTTTTTCATATAGTTCCAGGGCTTTTTTGAAGCTGAGTTCAGCCTCGGCGTTGTCACCGGTATAAGTACAGACCTCACCTACTCCCCGCTGCAGGCTGGCCTGTTCAAAGGTCCAGCTGAACTTGGAGGCGGTTTTCAGGGCTTTCCTGAGAATCCTGATCGAATCCTTGTATCGTTTCAGCAGAGTGAAAGTGCATGCCAGTAAGCTGTAATCCCTCATCAGATCCCGTAAAGCACGGATTTTCTTGTGGATGCGGATGGCACGCCTCAAGGTCACCACCGCCTCTTCCCTTCTGCAGAGTTCGCGTAGATTGTAAGCTTTCTGGCGCAGCGTGAAAGCCAGCTGTTCCGTGGCTCCAGAATCCCTGAAAATCTGTTCGGCGAGCTCGAGATATTTCAGGGAATCTTCGATCCTGCCTCTGTATGTCAGGAAAATTGAATAACTGGTAAAAACCCTGGCTCTGAACAGAGGAGTGGAAATCTGATCCACCTCCCCGATCGCCTGCTCCAGGTGTTCGGCTGAGAGTTCAACATTGCCCAGGTAATTATAAGCCAGCCCGAGTTGAGTCAGGGCACCGACTCTGTCTTCTGTTGACTGGAGCTTTGTCAATGCCTTCCTGTAAAATTCTGCAGCTTCAGAGTAGTTAGAGAGGCAGAACTTAAGCTCAGCCGTCAACAGGTCGCGCTCTGTTTTTGAACTGAGGGAAGCAATCAGGCTTTCCACTTCTTGAGTAATCTTTCTGGATAACAGGTATTCGATTCTGGCTCTGAAGATCTCTTGCCCCCTGTAGCCGGACGAGAGTTTCAATGCCTGTGCGAGCACAGTATCGAAGCTCTCGGTTTTCTCCCCGAGAATCAGGAGTTTCTTGTGGATTTCCAGAGCCGTGTCTACTGCCCTTTCCGGGATTTCAGCCTGGACGAAATGATAAAACGCTTCCAGCAGTTCGACAGGGGTTGAATCGGCTTGACTGAACTTCAGAGCAGCCTCGAAATGATGTTTCTTCTTTTCAGCCTGATCCATGATCCTGTCGGTGTATTCTTTGAACAGATCATGCACTGAAACGGCACCTGAATGATTCACTTCAACCAGGTAGTTGTTCCTCAGGTTTTTCATGCTGCGCCTGGTTCCAGCATTGTCAGGGTGAGGCAGCCTATCAGGGAAAACCGGGATTCTGAGGACAGAAAGGCGGGATACTATCTCCTTGTCTTTTCCGGAAAGTCTCTCCCAGACCCTGTCCAGCAGATATCTGTTTCGTTCTGCCAGGTAGTCAGAAGGATTTTCCAGCAGATACTGCGGGGAATATCCGCCCGACACCAGGAGGCTGATCATCAGTTTGAGTGAAAAAGAATGCCCCCGGATTTTCCGGTACAATTCATGTTTTAAGCGTTCAGGCAGTTTATCCATTTCATGCAGTTCAAAATAGGAGTCCATCATTCTGGAAGAATCCTGGAAGCTCATTCCTTCCAGATTCAGGATCAGATAATCAGGATCATTGACGCCGTATGTTTCGGCCCGTTTGCGGGACAGGATCACAAGTTTCCCTTTCTTCAAGCCTGAAAGGACTGTCTCTACAAAACGGCCGGAAAGCTGATCCGAAACCAGATGAAAATCGTCGATGAACAGGATCAGTGAATTTTCATCCAGGATTCTGACGATCTTTTCTGGAATCTTTGAGCCTGAGGAGATTTCTGTCCTGATTCCGTATATTTCCTTGATTTTCTGAGCGATTTCAGTCGAAAGGTCGTCCAGGTCCCAGCCATTCTTGCAGGTGATCCAGAAAATCCGATCCTGGTACGCCTTTTTGGCGTTGAGGCGGCCTGCGAAACTAAGACCCAGCGAGGTTTTTCCGATTCCAGGTATACCGGAGATCACAATCACTTTGTGACCGGGAAAGCCTGACATCAGATGATCAAGTTCCTGTTCCCTGCCGAAAAAATTGGCTGTGGTGAAAGGCAATTGGGACATATCAGTTCCCAAGTTTTTTCCGCAGGACAGAGAAAAAATTGATCTCTTTGAAAGTCAGGACATTGATGAAAGTCGAGGGTGAGAGTATTTCCACGCAGCTTTCAGGTCCCAGTTGGATGCCCGAAACGCCGTCAATCGTCAGCAATACATCATCCTGTGCCTCTTCGGCCCTGGCTGAAAGGACTGCACCCGGCGGCATCACGATCGGCCTGCAGCTGAGCGAATGGGGCGCGATTGGAGTGACTATGATCGTACGCATTTCAGGGTAGGCTACCGGGCCGCCTGCAGAAAGGGAGTACCCGGTGGAACCGGTGGCGGAAGAGAAGATCACTCCATCGCCGCGGTAGCTCTCCACCACCTGGTCCTGCAGCCTGATCTCGATCTTGATCAGCCTGGCATGCCTGGCACGGGAAATCACCGCGTCATTAATCGCAATGAAGCTCTTCCTGGTTTCTCTTTCGTAGACAGTCACCTTCAGAAAATAGCGTTTCTGCAGCTGAAAACGCTTTGCCAAGACGTCCGAAAGCCTTTCCTCCACATCCCTGAAGTCAATTTCGGTAAGGAACCCGAGCCTCCCAACATTAATACCGAAGAGGGGTACATCAGAGAGAGCCATGGCTCTGGCTACATTCAGAAAAGTCCCATCCCCGCCCAGCACAATGGCGAGGTCCAGATGGCTATAACGACAGCCTTTGTCAGGCCAGTCTGAAAACAGCGGATAATCGTTGAAATACTCGTATGAAACCCGATTCAGCTCCAGCCAGTGCCTGATTTTAATCGAGCAGTCAGCGGTACTCGGCCGGGCAGGGTTGACGAACAGTCCAATTTTCTTGAATTCAAGTTCCTTTGTCATATAGTTCAAACCAAGCTTTCTTTATAATATCGCTGAAATCAACGGGGGAATCAAGCCCTGACAGCCCGAGGTGCAGGAGGAACTCGATATTTCCCTTGGGGCCAGTGATCGGAGAATGAGTTGCTCCTCTCAATCTGAAGCCTGCGGCGCGTAAATCCCCTGTCACTTCAGACAGGGTGCGCAGATGCAGTTCCCGGTCGCGTACCACTCCCTTCTCCACATCGGCTTTTCCAACTTCGAACTGAGGTTTGACAAGCATCACCAGTTCAGTGGAAGTCAGAGAAAATTCCAGGAATTTGGAAATCAGAAGTCTCAAGGAAATAAAGGAAACATCGGCTGAGATGAAATCCAGATCCGAATCGACTTCGGATCTTTCAAGATAACGGAAATTTCTCCGTTCCAGTAAAACCACACGCGGATCTTTCCTTAATTTGAAATCAAGCTGCCCGTATCCGACATCGACAGCGTAAATTTTTGCAGCTCCATTCTGGAGCAGACAATCTGTGAAACCTCCTGTAGAAGCACCCACGTCCAGGCAGGTTTTCCCGGTTGCCTCGATTTTGAATTCAGTGAGAGCACGTTCGAGCTTCAAGCCGCCCCGGGAGACATATTTCAGTCTCTCTTTGAGCCTGAGCCTGCCGGCATCTTCAAGAGCCACTTGATGCGACGGCTTGTCGACCCTCTGGTCACCGAGCAAAACATCGCCCCTCATGATCAGTGCCTTGGCTTCTTCCCTGGATCTGGTCAGGCCCAGGTCAGTTAGTAATAAATCCACTCTTTTTTTCATATTTATTTTAAAATGTAGCTGAAAAATATGTTTTTTACAATTTCCGGTAGGGATTATTTTCTCCATTTCCTCTTGAATTATGGGCTCTCTGCTGATATTATAATGGGTTATGGAAATTGTAGCTGATCTCCATCTTCATACAAACTGCTCGGACGGTCTGTTAAGCCCGGAAAAAATGGTTAACATGGCATTTGAATTTGGACTTTCGGCATGTTCCATTACCGACCATGACACCGTCGATGGGCTTGAATCCGCCATTGAGAAAGGACGGAAAATCGGGGTAGAGGTGATTCCTGGGATTGAATTGAATACTGATGGACCGGGGGGAGAAGTCCATATTCTGGGCTATTACATTCCCCATCAGGATCCGGTGTTCCTGGAAGAGCTTAAAATTCTGAAGCAGGCCAGGGTAGTGCGGATGAAGAAAATGCTTGAAAACATGAAAAAAATCGGGATCACCGTCTATCTCGAGGAAATTCTTCATGAAGCGGGAAATGCTCCTCCAGGCAGGCCACACCTGGCCAGAGTGCTTGTAAAAAATGGTTTTTCATTCTCATTTGAAGACGCTTTCCGCCGATACCTTGAGAAAGGGAAACCCGGGTATGAGCCGCATTTCCATAAACTGACACCGAAAACAGCCATCCAGCTGATCAAGAGATTCAACGGTCTTGCGGTGATTGCCCATCCCTTCACCAGCAGTTACGGGGAGGCTGAGATTAAAGGGCTCCTTCCTTACGGGCTTGATGGGATCGAAGTTTTCCACAGCAAGCATAACAGCATGACGGAAAAGGAATACTTCTTGATCACTGACAAATACCATCTCCTTGCAACAGGCGGCTCAGACTGCCACGGAGAGCAAACGGTATGCGGACTTCTTGTCGGCAAGTACGGTCTTACTGCTGAACATTTCAATAATTTCAAATCAAAAGCGAGGTGTTAAGATGATGAACATCCTGATTGAAATGATATGCGCATTGGTGCTCCTGTTTCCAACACCAGGCCGGGCAACTACCGAAGCAGATGTTGAAACAGTCAGGAAGCAGTTCGAAGGCCTGGCGATCGGTGAAGACCGGGAAAAGAAGCAGAAAAAAGACTGGCTCACCGAAACCCTGGAACAGATGTACCAAGCTGAGCAGGAAGAAAAATGGGAGGAAGTGATCCGGCTTTCGGAAAAGGTGCTGGACTTCGACGCTGGTCACAGGGAAGCGAAGACAGCCTGGACCAACGCCAAGCAGAAACTATTCTGGAAGCGGTACGGCGACCATTTCATCTTCGGCATCATCATCCTGATCGCGGCTCCCTGGCTCTTCAAATTTCTACAGGAACTGATCAATTTCAAACCCACCAAAGATGCCTATCTTTCAAAAGGCAGGGATCTCTATAACGATAAAAAATGGCAGAAACTAATCGACTATTACAAGAAGATCATGGAAAACCCACGTTATGCAGAGGAATTGCAGATGAAGGATCTGGCAGACATCAACTTACAGATCGGCATGGCCTATACTAACCTCGGTAAACTCCCCCAGGCCACCAAGGCTCTGACCGAAACTCTCAAATACGATAATACGATCGACGCCGCCCACACCCAGCTCACCCGGCTCTTTCTCAAGCAAAACGCCACCCACGAGCGAGCTTTACAGGAATATCAGCTCTACTTCAAGCACTTCCCGACTGACATGGAAATCTGCGGCATTCTCGCAAAGTATTACCTGAGCAAAGAATTGAATACTGACGACGCATTGACGGTGTACCGGAAATACCTCAAGGTCGAACCGGACAACAAAGACATCATCAAACTGATAGTCACCCGTTTTATCAGAAAACATGAAAGCACGAAAGAAGCGATGGAGCTCTATGAAAAATTTCTTGGCTTCTTCCCGAATAAGCAGGAAGTAAGGCGGGAACTGGCCAAGATTTATTTTACCTTCGCTATGTATGAGAAAGCGATCGAGTGCTGCAAGGCCCTGATTGAGAAAGGATTCCTCGACGACGAAGACCTGCACAAAATCAATGTTGAATCCCATCAGAAAATGGGTAAATACGAAGAACTGAAGCATTACTATGAAGACTGCAAAGTCAAGTTTTCCCAGTTCACCCGTTTCGTGGAACTCGCCAACAAGATCATCGGAAAGGGCGAAGAAACCGAATATGCAGAAAAAATCGTGCAGAAAAAGGAAGAGGAAGACAGCAACTTTTACATCTGCCCCAACTGCGCACATCTCAATCCGATCGACAGCGAATATTGCCTTGGCTGTGGTAAGCTCATCAAGGAATAGCAGATGGTCGAATATGTTAGTCTGCACTGACAGAGGGATTTAAAAGAATGCGGATTCTTTATGCTCTCATTTTTGTCTGTCTGTCAGGCTTGCCGCTCCTCGCGGATGATTCTGTGGAAGTATATGAAGTCAACAGCCCGGATGAGATAGTCAACACCGTGGACACAGAAGGCGATTCCGCCCAGCCCGCTGATAGCGAACCTGAGGCGAATGATGAAACAGCCAGCGATTCCATCAGAGGGAACACTCTCAAGGAAATTGCCCAGCCGATCACCCAGGAATACACGATTGATGAGATGTACAAGCGTGGAGAGACATTCCTGAACAACAAGGAATATGATCTGGCAGCTAAAGAATACAAGTCCATAATCCGCAAGAACAACCGGGAAGCAAACGCCTACGACAAGCTCGCCAAAACATACGACTTCCAGGAAGATTATGAGCGGGAGTCGTCGACTTATCAACTGCTTTATAAAATTTTTCCTGCCAAGGAAAATAACGATAAACTTCAGGCTTCTCTGAAAAAATTTGTCAATCAGCTGAATAAATTTTATCTCCAGTATCCTTCAGAAGCGATGATTCCAGCCAAAATTGCTGAAGTCTATTACAAGATCGGGGACCCTGACAAAGCAGAAAAATTCGCGAAAGAAGCGATTGGTCTGAAGAAGACTACAGCCAAGGCCTATTATATTCTGGCACTGCTGTTCAGAGACAAAAAAGACCTGCAAAGAGCTTATGAAAATATCACCGCGGCTTTCGGTTTTGAACCTGAAACTCAGGAATATTTCCAGCTGCTGAACACCATCAGCAAAATGAGGGAGAAGGAGCAGGAGAGCAGGCCCAAGGTGGAAACCAAGGAAATTATCGACACCCCATACTTTACAAATGCTCTGCGCCTCATCGAACGGAAGGAATACATCCAGGCTCTGGAGCAGCTCGAAAAGGCACAGGAGCAATTCCCGAACAATAAGGAAATCCTTGCGAGAATCACTGAAGTTCAAAAGCTCAAGCGCGAGGCATCTGAAGCCCTTCTTGCTTTGAACATGGGTGTAGCCTGGTTCGCGGACGGAAAATACAACCTTACTGTAGAAAAATATCAGAAGGAAATCATCGACAAAAACCGAGTGAATCTGGTGGATTACCTCTCTTTTTACAGTCTTCTTCTCCGCTCTTATTACAACCTGGGACGCTGGGATGACTGCATCAGGACCAGCAATCTTCTGCTCGAACAAGTCCCTATAGCAGTAGAAGCTTATTATTATGCCGGTCTTTCCTGCGAACAGACCGGGAAAAACGATCAGGCTTTCAAATACTTTCTCAAAGCCATGACCCTGCCGGTGGAGCTGGTGAAACACCCCGAATTCAGGCGCACCCTGGAAAGCAAAGTGTTTTATTATAAACTGCGTAAAAACAGCGGCTGGATTTTTCTCTTGATCCTGCTGACCTCAGGGTTGGCAGGCGGCGGCTGGTTCCTTTTCAATCAAGGACCTTTCAAGAAAAAAAGACTGCTCGGAAAATTACAGTCTGCCTTTGAAGAACGCAAAGTTTCTGAAGTGAGCGATCTGTATCGGAAGCTTGAAAAAATGCCTCTGTCTCCCTCAGAAACAAAGTCTGTCTATGGAATCTGGGCTGAATCGAACTTTCAGCAGGGAAATTATGAAAAGTCCCTGACCGCACTGAAAAATGTGATAAAAGTAGATCCGAATGACATCCAGAGCCACTCCCTGATCGCGAAAATTTTCCTGAAAAAAGAGATTCTGTCCGACGAAGCCCTTTACGAATACGCCAGATTGATCAAGAAAGAACCCAACAACATCGAACTCCTGCACCTGATCGTAAAGTTTTTCAATTCTTCCGGGGAAAAACTTTTTGAAAAATGGAACAAGACTTTCGGCAACGATCTGCCTCTGATTCTGGAGACACTTTACCGTCTGGAGCCGGCCAACCCTGAGGTTCTGCACTTGTGGACGATTCTGGCTCTCAAGGAAAAACGATCTGACGACAAGTCCAGAGAGATTTATGAGCGCTATCTCGAATTCAACAAGGACGAGAAACTGGCGCTGCAGATAAAACCGATCCTGCTGCGCGGATACTACAACCTGCAAAAACATGAAAAGGCTCTGAACCTCGGCGTGGAGCTGCTGGAAAAGATCCCTGAAGAAAAAGAACTGTTCATGATTGTCGCCGATATTTGTGAACAG from Candidatus Wallbacteria bacterium harbors:
- a CDS encoding PHP domain-containing protein is translated as MEIVADLHLHTNCSDGLLSPEKMVNMAFEFGLSACSITDHDTVDGLESAIEKGRKIGVEVIPGIELNTDGPGGEVHILGYYIPHQDPVFLEELKILKQARVVRMKKMLENMKKIGITVYLEEILHEAGNAPPGRPHLARVLVKNGFSFSFEDAFRRYLEKGKPGYEPHFHKLTPKTAIQLIKRFNGLAVIAHPFTSSYGEAEIKGLLPYGLDGIEVFHSKHNSMTEKEYFLITDKYHLLATGGSDCHGEQTVCGLLVGKYGLTAEHFNNFKSKARC
- a CDS encoding tetratricopeptide repeat protein, with the protein product MRILYALIFVCLSGLPLLADDSVEVYEVNSPDEIVNTVDTEGDSAQPADSEPEANDETASDSIRGNTLKEIAQPITQEYTIDEMYKRGETFLNNKEYDLAAKEYKSIIRKNNREANAYDKLAKTYDFQEDYERESSTYQLLYKIFPAKENNDKLQASLKKFVNQLNKFYLQYPSEAMIPAKIAEVYYKIGDPDKAEKFAKEAIGLKKTTAKAYYILALLFRDKKDLQRAYENITAAFGFEPETQEYFQLLNTISKMREKEQESRPKVETKEIIDTPYFTNALRLIERKEYIQALEQLEKAQEQFPNNKEILARITEVQKLKREASEALLALNMGVAWFADGKYNLTVEKYQKEIIDKNRVNLVDYLSFYSLLLRSYYNLGRWDDCIRTSNLLLEQVPIAVEAYYYAGLSCEQTGKNDQAFKYFLKAMTLPVELVKHPEFRRTLESKVFYYKLRKNSGWIFLLILLTSGLAGGGWFLFNQGPFKKKRLLGKLQSAFEERKVSEVSDLYRKLEKMPLSPSETKSVYGIWAESNFQQGNYEKSLTALKNVIKVDPNDIQSHSLIAKIFLKKEILSDEALYEYARLIKKEPNNIELLHLIVKFFNSSGEKLFEKWNKTFGNDLPLILETLYRLEPANPEVLHLWTILALKEKRSDDKSREIYERYLEFNKDEKLALQIKPILLRGYYNLQKHEKALNLGVELLEKIPEEKELFMIVADICEQEDKITWLLAHLEKMANKNPGRSAFREYISQLREKIKLRENQIVDASDSKVGELSVDEVKNLFEEGKELFKSGELNQAIAFFRKCFKFSPDTFMQHRSSKLLILSYLRKGLFDLANEQYKITNFDEIGMSPDLKELCYLIGEAFEKAGLFEDAMQMYDKICRVDVSYRDSFDRFERLRNYVEKNESI
- a CDS encoding TlyA family RNA methyltransferase yields the protein MKKRVDLLLTDLGLTRSREEAKALIMRGDVLLGDQRVDKPSHQVALEDAGRLRLKERLKYVSRGGLKLERALTEFKIEATGKTCLDVGASTGGFTDCLLQNGAAKIYAVDVGYGQLDFKLRKDPRVVLLERRNFRYLERSEVDSDLDFISADVSFISLRLLISKFLEFSLTSTELVMLVKPQFEVGKADVEKGVVRDRELHLRTLSEVTGDLRAAGFRLRGATHSPITGPKGNIEFLLHLGLSGLDSPVDFSDIIKKAWFELYDKGT